ACCGCCTGGGCCTCCAGCTCCGCGTCGTGCTCCTCGCGGGTCTTGCCCTCGCGCTCCAGGTAGCTGTCCCAGGTCAGGCCGAGGGCCGGGAACTGGTGGTGCTCCAGGTTGTGGACCCGGGTCTCGACCTCGCTCTGCAGGAGCTTCTCGGGGATCGGCACCTCGATGAGCTCGATCAGGGCGTCGAGGACCTTCTCCTGGGCCTGGGTGGCCTGGTCGTAGCCCTTGACCCGCTCCAGCCGCTTGCGGGAGTCCGCGCGCAGCTCCTCCAGCGTGTCGAACTCGGACGCGAGCTGCGCGAACTCGTCGTCCAGCTCGGGCAGTTCGCGGGCCTGCACGTCGGTGACCTCGACCTTGACCTCGGCCGCACGGCCGGCGGCGGAACCGCCCTGGAGGTCGGAGGTGAAGGTGGCCGAGCCGCCCTTCTCCAGGCCGGTGACGGCCTCGTCGATGCCGTCGAGCAGCTGGCCGGAGCCGATGGTGTAGCTGACGCCCTTGGCGACGCCGTCCTCCAGCACCTCGCCGTCGACGGACGCCTCCAGGTCGACGACCACGACGTCGCCCTCGGCGGCGGCGCGCTCCACGGAGGTGGTCGAGGCGAAGCGGTCGCGCAGCTGCTCCAGCGACTTCTCGACGTCCTCCTCGGAGACCTCGACCGCGTCCACGGTGACCTCGATGCCGGAGTAGTCCGGGATCTCGATCGTCGGGCGGATCTCGACCTCGGCGGTGAACTTCAGCTCGTCGCCGTCGTTGAACTCGGTGATGTCCACGTCCGGCTGGCCGAGCGCACGATCCGCGAGCTCACCCTCGGTGACCGCGCTCGTGTAGAACTTCGGCAGCGCGTCGTTGATCGCCTCTTCGAGGACCGCGCCGCGCCCGAACCGCTGGTCGATGACGCGCGCGGGGACCTTGCCCTTACGGAACCCCGGCACCGTGATCTGCTGGTTGATCTTCTTGTACGCCGCGTCGAGGCTGGGCTTGAGCTCCTCGAAGGGCACCTCGACAGTGAGTCGAACCCGAGTCGGGTTCAGAGTCTCGACGGCGCTCTTCACGGTTGGGTCTCCTTGGGGCTTTACGGTGATGGGGGCGACTCGCCCGCCTGCGGTTCCGCCCTGGGCGGGGCCGCGCGACGGTCGCCGACCGCCCATCCTACCGGTAGCGCCAAACACACTGGACGGGGTCGGTCGCGGCGGAATCCGGAGGACCTCCGGAGAGCCGTGCCGCAGGCTCTGCAGCGGCCTGCCCGGGGGCCGGTCCGGGTTCCCTCCGGCCCCGTGGCGGGCCCAGTGGGGCCGCGGCGGGCCGTGACCGCGGCCGGAGACGACGGCGGGACACGACCCGCGGCGGACCTGGTGGTCGGGGTGGCCGGATTCGAACCGACGGCCTTCCGCTCCCAAAGCGGACGCGCTACCAAGCTGCGCCACACCCCGCTGGTGCGACACGTAGAGTACATGGCCCCGTACGCGCGGGCAGCCGGTATTCACGCGCGGCCGCGCCGGTTCGACCGGCTAGTATGCGATGTGCCAGAATCACTGGCGCTGCGGGCGTAGCTCAATGGTAGAGCCCTAGTCTTCCAAACTAGCTACGCGGGTTCGATTCCCGTCGCCCGCTCCACGCACCCGGCCCAGGTGGCGGAGTTCACTCCGCCACCTGGGCCGCTGCCGTTTCCGAGCGCGTTCCAGGTACCCGCGCGCGGCTCCTCGCGCCCCGAGGCCCATGATCTTGCTGTGACTGAACATGGAAGGCACCGGGGTGCGGCGCTGCCGCGCGTGCCGCTGGGCCGGCGGCTCACCGAGTGGGTCGAGGGATCGCCCACCCGGCCGCCGTTGCGCCAGCGGCTCGGGGAGTGGTTCCGGGGGTGGCCCACCCGGCCTCGGGAGCCGCTCGGATGGCGGGACCTCGTCCCGAACGCGGGCCGCCTGTTCGTACCGTGCGTGGCCGCCGCCACGCATCTGTTCTACGGCGGGTACATACTCTTCGGCCCTCACCGGACGTTTCGCCTCGGCGGACTCCTCTCGTTCGCCGGAGGCGCCCTGCTGGCGGCGCTGGTCATCCTCTACGTGCGCCGCCCGGCGGTTCGGGGCTCCCGGTGCCCCGGAGTCGGGCGCTGACGCGCCCCGCCTGCCCGCCCCCGCATCACGGCGACCGGAGCGGGGGCGGCGCGCCGCGGCTCAGAAGCCGTGCGGGAGCCAGGGGGCCTGGTCGGAGTGGAAGGCTCGGGCGGTGGCCGCGAGGGCGCCGGGGCGCAGCTCGCGGACGAGGGCGGCGCCGGCCAGGGAGTGCAGGCTCGTGTCGCCGAGGTAGGCCGCGCCCAGCTCGCGGACGCCGAGGGCGAGGTCGGCGGGGTCGGTGGTGCGCTCGCACACCGCGCCCCCGCCGTCCGTGCCGCTACCGTCGGCACCCCCGCTGCTCCCGCCGTCCGCGCTGAGCCGCCAACGGCCGGTGTTCCAGGGGCAGAACGGGTCGTCGATGTCGAGGACCACGTCCAGCGGCGTGGTGTAGGAGCGGGCCTGGAGCGCGGCGCCGACGTCCACCAGCCGCAGGTGGAAGCCGTCGCGCGGGTTCAGCCCGCAGCGGCGGACGTCGGAGACGAGGTGGAGCAGCGGGTCGTCCACCGGGCGGTTGCCGAAGGCGACCTCGGCGGTGAGGTCGATGGACGCCAGGTACCGCCACAGCGCCGCGTAGGCGACCGGGTCGAGCGCCTCCACGTCGCGCACCTGGACCACCGACTCGGGTCCGGCGGCCGACCAGTGCGGGGTGATCCAGTAGCGGGCGTAGCCGCGCAGCTCGCCGCCGGACTCCGCGAGCACGCAGAGCAGCCCGCCCGAGGCGGCCGGGGTGGTCGGGGGCAGCAGCGGCTGGGTCTCCCATCCGGGCTGCCGGGCCAGCATGCCGGGCCGCCTCGGCACCAGCCCCGCGTACACCGCCTCGCACGCCTCCACGGCGCCGGCCGCGTCCACCAGCCGCATCCGCAGCTCGTCGACGCCCTCGGGGGCGGCGAAGCGCACCCGGGTGGTGTCGACGGCGCCGCGCAGCTGCCGGCTGGCGACGCCGTAGCCGAAGCGGCCGTAGATGGCCGGCTCGGAGGCGGTGAGCACCGCGACCGACTCGCCGCGGCGGCGGATGTCGTCCAGCTGTCGCCGCATCATGGCGGTGAGCACGCCGCGGCGGCGGTGCGTGGACTGGACCGAGACCATCGTCACACCGGCCACCGGCAGCGGCGACCCGCCCGGCACCGTCATGCGGAAGCTGAACGCGCCCGAGGTGGCGACCAGCGAGCCCTCGTCCCAGCCCGCCGTGATCCGGTCGAACTCGGCGACCCGGCGCCACTGGGCGCGCTCCTCCACCGAGTCCGGGGGGCTGCTGAACGCGCGTTCCAGCCGGCTGTAGAAGAGGTCCCAGTACTCCGGGCCGAGTTCTC
This portion of the Actinacidiphila yeochonensis CN732 genome encodes:
- the tig gene encoding trigger factor, giving the protein MKSAVETLNPTRVRLTVEVPFEELKPSLDAAYKKINQQITVPGFRKGKVPARVIDQRFGRGAVLEEAINDALPKFYTSAVTEGELADRALGQPDVDITEFNDGDELKFTAEVEIRPTIEIPDYSGIEVTVDAVEVSEEDVEKSLEQLRDRFASTTSVERAAAEGDVVVVDLEASVDGEVLEDGVAKGVSYTIGSGQLLDGIDEAVTGLEKGGSATFTSDLQGGSAAGRAAEVKVEVTDVQARELPELDDEFAQLASEFDTLEELRADSRKRLERVKGYDQATQAQEKVLDALIELIEVPIPEKLLQSEVETRVHNLEHHQFPALGLTWDSYLEREGKTREEHDAELEAQAVKGIKTQFVLDELVKTEKLSVNQEELTEHLVRRAASSGMTPDQFAQAIVENGQVQLLVGEVARGKALATVVEAAKVTDSNGETVDLSDEDEDGETVEASDDAEAAEAEAGDDAEAGKDA
- a CDS encoding GNAT family N-acetyltransferase, producing the protein MAIEFRELGPEYWDLFYSRLERAFSSPPDSVEERAQWRRVAEFDRITAGWDEGSLVATSGAFSFRMTVPGGSPLPVAGVTMVSVQSTHRRRGVLTAMMRRQLDDIRRRGESVAVLTASEPAIYGRFGYGVASRQLRGAVDTTRVRFAAPEGVDELRMRLVDAAGAVEACEAVYAGLVPRRPGMLARQPGWETQPLLPPTTPAASGGLLCVLAESGGELRGYARYWITPHWSAAGPESVVQVRDVEALDPVAYAALWRYLASIDLTAEVAFGNRPVDDPLLHLVSDVRRCGLNPRDGFHLRLVDVGAALQARSYTTPLDVVLDIDDPFCPWNTGRWRLSADGGSSGGADGSGTDGGGAVCERTTDPADLALGVRELGAAYLGDTSLHSLAGAALVRELRPGALAATARAFHSDQAPWLPHGF